From a single Azospirillum fermentarium genomic region:
- a CDS encoding TerY-C metal binding domain-containing protein, with amino-acid sequence MRRLPIFFLVDVSESMVGESLSKLEKGITAIVSTLRKDPYALETAHLCVIIFAGKARTVTPLTELASFQPPELPVGGGTALGSALGHVMDEIDRTVISTTPDRKGDWRPIVFLLTDGHPTDSTHKAVERWNRSYRSRSHLVAVSIGGNADHVVLRRLTDDVVVFNDAAPDAFARFVKWISMSIQSQSRSVSAGKDGGISLAKTEPGLLAPVEKAAGLTPFGGVDDRYAVFVGKCEKSRLPYVVKYERHMGRIETTDPVLAEMLKTRRYALAGAVPVKTTYFDLSDGADSGQAVNSEDLVGQPACPHCGARFGMAVCECGHIHCVSGDGVHTCPWCGGQGHYGSAGKGKGFDIGRGRG; translated from the coding sequence ATGCGCCGGCTGCCGATCTTTTTCCTCGTCGATGTCTCGGAGTCCATGGTTGGCGAGAGCCTCTCCAAGCTGGAGAAGGGGATCACGGCTATCGTCTCGACCCTGCGGAAGGATCCCTACGCGCTGGAAACCGCGCACCTCTGCGTGATCATCTTCGCGGGCAAGGCCAGAACGGTCACCCCGCTCACCGAACTGGCCTCGTTCCAGCCACCGGAATTGCCGGTCGGTGGCGGCACGGCTCTGGGTTCAGCCCTGGGCCATGTGATGGACGAGATCGACAGAACCGTCATCTCAACCACTCCCGATCGCAAGGGTGACTGGCGGCCGATCGTTTTCCTGCTCACGGACGGGCATCCGACAGACAGCACGCACAAAGCGGTGGAGCGCTGGAACCGTTCCTATCGGAGCCGGTCCCATCTTGTCGCCGTCTCGATCGGCGGGAACGCCGATCATGTCGTGTTGAGGCGCCTGACGGACGACGTGGTTGTCTTCAACGATGCGGCCCCGGACGCTTTCGCCAGATTCGTCAAATGGATCAGCATGTCGATCCAGAGCCAGAGCCGCAGCGTGAGCGCCGGCAAGGACGGTGGCATAAGTTTGGCTAAGACGGAGCCCGGGCTGTTGGCGCCGGTTGAGAAGGCCGCCGGCTTGACACCATTCGGCGGTGTTGACGACCGCTATGCCGTGTTCGTCGGCAAATGCGAAAAGAGCCGTCTGCCCTATGTCGTGAAATACGAACGGCACATGGGCCGGATCGAGACCACCGATCCGGTGCTGGCGGAGATGCTGAAGACGCGGCGTTACGCCCTGGCTGGTGCCGTCCCGGTCAAGACCACGTATTTCGACCTGTCCGACGGAGCCGATAGTGGTCAGGCCGTGAACTCGGAGGATCTCGTCGGTCAACCGGCATGCCCACACTGCGGCGCCCGCTTCGGCATGGCCGTCTGTGAATGTGGCCACATCCATTGCGTGAGTGGAGACGGTGTTCACACCTGCCCATGGTGCGGGGGCCAGGGGCATTACGGGAGTGCAGGCAAAGGGAAGGGTTTTGACATCGGGCGGGGACGGGGATGA
- a CDS encoding vWA domain-containing protein — protein sequence MRRLPVYLLLDTSGSMRGEPIEAVNTGIRVMLSALRQDPHALETVHVSIITFDVDAKVVVPLTALDELQVPEITTPQSGPTHLGLALETLASRIPRELRNSTPEQKGDWAPFLFVMTDGKPSDIMLFEEQCPRIRGIGFAYIVGCVAGPKAKKEDIQPLCDVVVSLDTMDSASFVSFFKWVTSTISGGNRSMGATATVALPPPPPEIQVVF from the coding sequence GTGAGACGGCTTCCGGTCTATCTGCTGCTCGACACATCGGGTTCCATGCGAGGCGAGCCTATCGAGGCCGTCAACACGGGCATCCGCGTCATGCTCAGTGCCCTGCGGCAGGATCCGCACGCGCTTGAGACGGTGCATGTCAGCATCATCACGTTCGACGTGGATGCCAAGGTCGTCGTCCCTCTGACGGCTCTGGACGAACTCCAGGTGCCGGAGATCACGACCCCGCAATCGGGGCCGACGCATCTGGGGTTGGCGCTGGAGACGCTTGCAAGCCGGATCCCCCGAGAGCTCCGGAACTCGACACCGGAGCAGAAGGGGGACTGGGCACCGTTCCTGTTCGTGATGACCGACGGGAAGCCGTCCGACATCATGCTCTTCGAGGAGCAGTGCCCACGCATTCGCGGGATCGGCTTTGCCTACATCGTCGGCTGCGTCGCGGGCCCGAAGGCAAAGAAGGAGGACATCCAACCGCTGTGCGACGTGGTGGTCTCCCTCGACACCATGGACAGCGCCTCGTTCGTCAGCTTTTTCAAGTGGGTGACCTCGACGATTTCCGGCGGAAACCGTTCGATGGGGGCGACCGCCACGGTGGCGCTGCCGCCTCCGCCTCCCGAAATCCAAGTCGTTTTTTGA
- a CDS encoding vWA domain-containing protein — MRRLPVYLVLDVSGSMNGEPIEAVRNGMQMLASTLRTDPYALETAYLSVIVFDDKARQLVPLTELMAFQPPNIEAGSTTSLGAALKVTKECIEREVQKTTADAKGDWKPLVFLMTDGQPTDDWEKGLDEFRKVKTGMVIACAAGPHADSALLKKITECVVSLDTADSSTIGAFFKWVSASISTSSKKVDLTKADTNELNELPPPPPQITLV; from the coding sequence TTGCGCCGTCTTCCCGTATACCTCGTCCTCGACGTCTCCGGCTCCATGAATGGGGAACCCATTGAAGCCGTCCGAAATGGCATGCAGATGCTGGCGAGTACCCTTCGGACCGACCCCTATGCGCTCGAGACCGCCTATCTCAGCGTTATCGTCTTCGACGATAAGGCCCGCCAGCTGGTGCCGCTGACCGAACTCATGGCCTTCCAGCCACCGAATATCGAAGCCGGATCGACGACCTCCCTCGGGGCTGCCCTGAAGGTGACCAAGGAATGCATCGAGCGCGAGGTGCAGAAGACGACCGCGGATGCCAAGGGCGACTGGAAACCGTTGGTCTTCCTGATGACGGACGGCCAGCCGACGGACGATTGGGAGAAGGGGCTTGACGAATTCCGGAAGGTCAAGACCGGGATGGTCATCGCCTGCGCGGCAGGCCCGCACGCGGACAGTGCCCTGCTCAAGAAGATCACGGAATGCGTCGTTTCGCTGGACACCGCGGATTCCAGCACGATCGGCGCGTTCTTCAAGTGGGTCTCGGCCAGCATCTCCACCTCGTCCAAGAAGGTGGACCTGACGAAGGCCGACACCAATGAGCTGAACGAGCTTCCGCCTCCGCCTCCTCAGATCACCCTTGTGTGA
- a CDS encoding TerD family protein produces the protein MSVSLSKGGNVSLSKSEPDLKKILIGLGWDARATDGADFDLDASAFMLGANHKVPNEKAFIFYNNLRSADGSVEHTGDNRTGSGDGDDEAITVDLAKVPGEIQTIAITVTIHDAEVRRQNFGQVKNAFIRIVNDETGKEIARYDLSEDYSTETAMIFAEVYRRDSEWKFRAVGQGYSGGLAVMCAQFGIDVA, from the coding sequence ATGTCAGTCAGCCTCTCCAAAGGCGGTAACGTCTCTCTCTCGAAAAGCGAACCCGATCTGAAGAAGATCCTGATCGGCCTCGGTTGGGACGCCCGAGCCACGGACGGTGCCGACTTCGACCTCGACGCTTCGGCCTTCATGCTGGGCGCGAACCACAAGGTTCCTAACGAAAAGGCGTTCATCTTTTACAACAACCTCCGTTCCGCGGACGGCTCCGTGGAACACACCGGCGACAACAGGACCGGCAGCGGTGATGGCGACGACGAAGCCATCACGGTGGACCTCGCCAAGGTTCCCGGGGAAATCCAGACCATTGCGATCACGGTGACGATCCATGACGCGGAGGTTCGCCGTCAGAATTTCGGTCAGGTCAAGAACGCCTTCATTCGCATCGTCAACGATGAAACCGGCAAGGAAATTGCCCGCTACGACCTCTCCGAGGATTACTCAACCGAGACAGCAATGATCTTCGCGGAGGTCTACCGCCGGGATAGCGAATGGAAGTTCAGGGCGGTCGGCCAGGGATATTCCGGTGGTCTTGCCGTCATGTGCGCCCAGTTCGGCATCGACGTCGCCTGA
- a CDS encoding DUF475 domain-containing protein — MPNLKYFTNSFLFTGGALVAGGAIGWAAGGLSGMLSYVLICAILGVMEVSLSLDNAVVNATVLKDMDPVWQHRFLTWGIWIAVFGMRIVFPLLIVSIAAWINPAAAIKLALFEPERYAKILTDAHIGIAGFGGAFLLMVGLKYFFDAEKEVHWIGGVERALTKFSDIEAVEIVIALLTLYGFSRAIPGEEAMSFLVSGIFGLITFIGVEALGSFMESATEHGDGEGGERVNTAVRSGAATFIYLEVLDASFSFDGVIGAFALSNNLFVIALGLGIGAVFVRSMTIMLVEKGTLAEYRYLENGAFWAILALALIMFLQTVMHIPEVVTGLIGATLIGLSLWSSVTHNRRAAALVQADEMPAAVE; from the coding sequence GTGCCGAACCTCAAGTACTTTACCAACTCGTTTTTGTTCACTGGCGGTGCGCTTGTGGCCGGCGGTGCCATCGGTTGGGCGGCGGGCGGCCTGTCCGGCATGCTCTCCTATGTCCTGATCTGCGCGATCCTCGGCGTCATGGAAGTTTCACTTTCCCTTGACAACGCGGTCGTCAACGCGACCGTGCTGAAGGACATGGATCCCGTCTGGCAGCACCGCTTCCTGACCTGGGGCATCTGGATCGCGGTCTTCGGCATGCGCATCGTCTTTCCGCTGCTGATCGTGTCCATCGCCGCCTGGATCAACCCGGCAGCCGCCATCAAGCTGGCCCTGTTCGAGCCCGAACGGTATGCGAAGATCCTCACGGATGCCCATATCGGCATCGCCGGTTTCGGTGGCGCTTTTCTCTTGATGGTGGGCCTGAAATACTTCTTCGACGCCGAGAAGGAGGTCCATTGGATTGGGGGCGTCGAGCGTGCGCTGACCAAGTTCTCTGATATCGAGGCCGTCGAGATCGTCATCGCCCTCCTGACATTGTATGGCTTCAGCCGGGCCATCCCGGGCGAGGAGGCGATGTCGTTCCTTGTCAGCGGCATTTTCGGCCTGATCACGTTCATCGGCGTCGAGGCCCTCGGCTCCTTCATGGAATCCGCGACCGAGCATGGTGACGGGGAAGGTGGGGAGCGGGTGAACACCGCCGTCCGTTCGGGCGCTGCGACATTCATCTATCTCGAGGTGCTCGATGCCTCCTTCAGCTTCGATGGGGTGATCGGCGCCTTCGCGCTGTCGAACAATCTCTTTGTCATCGCCTTGGGCCTTGGCATCGGTGCCGTGTTCGTTCGATCGATGACGATCATGCTGGTCGAGAAGGGAACCTTGGCCGAGTACCGCTATCTGGAGAACGGGGCCTTCTGGGCGATCCTCGCCTTGGCGCTGATCATGTTCCTCCAGACGGTCATGCACATCCCCGAGGTCGTCACCGGGCTGATCGGCGCCACCCTCATCGGCCTCTCGCTCTGGTCCTCGGTGACACACAACCGCCGCGCCGCGGCGCTGGTCCAGGCGGATGAGATGCCGGCTGCGGTCGAATGA
- a CDS encoding tellurite resistance TerB family protein translates to MSFTDWIKKNVNDARDALSTEITKFKSRDFLEAVVAGCALVAYADGNISSQEKQKMMGYLRSSEQLKVYDQSDVIKLFQKYVEKFEFDSMIGTGEVMQAIGKFRGKPQAQLIVRVCCAIGASDGDFDAQERAAVRNMASELGLNPADFSL, encoded by the coding sequence ATGTCATTCACCGACTGGATCAAGAAGAATGTCAATGATGCTCGGGATGCTCTTAGCACCGAGATCACGAAGTTCAAGTCCAGAGATTTTCTGGAGGCGGTCGTTGCCGGTTGTGCACTTGTTGCTTACGCCGACGGAAACATCTCTTCGCAAGAAAAGCAAAAGATGATGGGGTACCTTCGATCTTCCGAGCAGCTCAAAGTGTACGATCAGAGCGACGTGATCAAGCTGTTCCAGAAGTATGTCGAGAAGTTCGAGTTCGACTCGATGATCGGCACCGGTGAAGTCATGCAGGCGATCGGGAAGTTCCGGGGGAAGCCGCAGGCGCAGCTTATCGTCCGCGTCTGCTGTGCCATCGGCGCTTCCGACGGCGACTTCGACGCCCAGGAGCGTGCGGCGGTGCGGAATATGGCGTCCGAATTGGGACTTAACCCAGCCGATTTCAGTCTCTGA
- a CDS encoding TerD family protein: MAVSALTPGANIAIPESDRIVVAVGWDPASQPGMEVDASAFMAGSDGKVPSDEHFVFYGSRTSPDGAVRFNPSASSAGGADLQSFEISLSKLPGGVEVIDICLTIHEGQARGQSFGNLRTVAARLLEPAANAEIARFDLPVAGMKETAITLGRIYRRNGQWKFRAVGQGFVGGLAPLARQYGVDIAEEAAPAPVPVPVQESPAPSLPPQPEPAAKPVNLSKITLEKRGQSVSLEKKGAAGFGEILFNLNWNKRQSKGGLFGGLLGANKGIDLDLGCLWELENGTIGVVQALGEAWGDFRRKPFIQHAGDDRTGAAAEGENIRINGDHISEIKRILVFAFIYEGVPNWAAADGVATVKISGHANIEVRLDNPASGQGMCAIALIENDGGKLKVTKEERYFGSHKDMDKAYRWGLRWVAGSKD; encoded by the coding sequence ATGGCCGTTTCCGCACTCACACCGGGGGCGAATATCGCCATTCCCGAATCGGATCGGATCGTTGTGGCCGTCGGGTGGGATCCAGCCTCTCAGCCTGGCATGGAGGTCGATGCGTCGGCGTTCATGGCCGGGAGTGACGGGAAGGTCCCATCTGATGAGCATTTCGTCTTCTATGGATCCCGCACGTCTCCTGACGGGGCGGTGAGGTTCAATCCGTCCGCATCCTCGGCGGGGGGGGCCGATCTTCAGTCCTTCGAAATTAGCCTTTCCAAGCTGCCTGGAGGCGTCGAGGTCATCGACATCTGTCTCACGATCCATGAAGGCCAGGCCAGAGGGCAGAGCTTCGGCAATCTCCGCACGGTGGCCGCCCGTCTTCTGGAACCTGCCGCAAACGCCGAAATTGCGCGTTTCGATCTTCCTGTCGCCGGCATGAAGGAGACGGCGATCACGCTCGGCCGAATCTATCGGCGAAATGGTCAGTGGAAATTCCGCGCGGTGGGGCAGGGCTTTGTCGGCGGGCTGGCGCCTTTGGCGAGGCAGTATGGTGTCGATATCGCCGAGGAGGCCGCTCCCGCTCCGGTGCCCGTTCCTGTCCAGGAGTCGCCGGCGCCTTCCCTGCCGCCTCAACCGGAGCCCGCCGCCAAGCCTGTGAACCTCTCCAAGATCACCCTGGAGAAGCGTGGCCAGTCGGTGTCCCTTGAGAAGAAGGGCGCCGCGGGCTTCGGAGAAATCCTCTTCAACCTCAATTGGAACAAGCGGCAGTCCAAGGGGGGACTTTTCGGGGGATTGCTCGGAGCCAACAAGGGCATCGACCTGGATCTCGGCTGCCTTTGGGAGCTTGAGAACGGGACGATCGGTGTGGTCCAGGCTCTTGGCGAGGCTTGGGGGGATTTCCGGCGCAAGCCATTCATCCAGCACGCCGGGGATGACCGGACGGGTGCCGCCGCCGAGGGTGAGAACATCCGGATCAATGGCGATCATATATCCGAGATCAAGCGGATTCTGGTCTTCGCCTTCATCTATGAGGGCGTACCGAACTGGGCGGCTGCCGACGGCGTTGCGACGGTGAAGATTTCGGGCCATGCCAACATTGAGGTGCGTCTCGACAATCCCGCGTCCGGACAGGGGATGTGCGCCATAGCGCTCATTGAGAATGACGGTGGCAAGCTGAAGGTGACGAAGGAAGAACGTTACTTCGGCAGTCACAAGGACATGGACAAAGCTTACCGCTGGGGGTTGCGGTGGGTGGCGGGTTCTAAAGATTGA
- a CDS encoding TerD family protein, whose product MGVSLTKGQKISLSKDGAPLTRVFMGLGWDVVKKGGFLGGLFGGGGGSIDLDASCLVFDERGEMVDEIWFHQLKGMNGAIIHTGDNLTGDGDGDDEVIKVDLSMLPASVKSLVFTVNSFRGQTFDTVANASCRLVDDTNQKELAIFALSEAGSHTGLIMAKLYRHNGEWKLHAIGEKTAGRTFHDMMPAIRGTL is encoded by the coding sequence ATGGGCGTTTCGCTGACGAAGGGCCAGAAGATCAGCCTCTCCAAGGACGGCGCACCTCTGACCCGGGTGTTCATGGGGCTTGGTTGGGATGTCGTAAAGAAGGGTGGCTTTCTTGGGGGGCTGTTTGGGGGCGGTGGAGGGAGCATCGACCTCGACGCCTCCTGCCTCGTGTTCGACGAGCGCGGTGAAATGGTTGATGAAATCTGGTTTCACCAGCTCAAGGGCATGAATGGCGCCATCATCCACACCGGCGACAATCTGACGGGCGACGGAGACGGGGACGACGAGGTTATCAAGGTTGACCTGTCGATGTTGCCGGCGAGCGTGAAATCGCTGGTGTTCACGGTCAACTCGTTCCGGGGCCAGACCTTCGACACGGTTGCCAACGCGTCCTGCCGCCTTGTCGATGATACCAACCAGAAGGAACTGGCCATCTTCGCTCTGAGCGAGGCGGGATCCCACACCGGCCTCATCATGGCGAAGCTCTACCGGCACAATGGCGAATGGAAGCTTCATGCCATCGGCGAGAAGACGGCGGGGCGGACCTTCCACGATATGATGCCGGCCATTCGCGGCACGCTTTAA
- a CDS encoding TerD family protein yields MAVSLSKGGNISLSKEAPGLTAIDVGLGWDARVTDGAEFDLDASAFLLNGSGKIRTDADFIFYNNKVSSDGSVVHQGDNRSGSGDGDDEVVAIDLAKVPGDVQKVAFSVTIHEAEARRQSFGQVNNAYIRVVNKADGKEIARYDLSEDYSTETAMIFGELYRHGSEWKFKAIGQGFGGGLGPLAKNFGVNIG; encoded by the coding sequence ATGGCTGTTTCTTTGTCCAAGGGCGGCAATATCTCTCTCAGTAAGGAGGCTCCGGGGCTGACCGCTATCGATGTCGGCTTGGGCTGGGATGCCCGCGTCACCGACGGCGCCGAATTCGATCTGGACGCCTCGGCGTTCCTTCTGAACGGGTCGGGCAAAATCCGCACGGATGCCGACTTCATCTTTTACAACAACAAGGTCTCGTCGGACGGCTCGGTTGTCCACCAGGGCGACAACCGCTCCGGTTCCGGCGATGGTGACGACGAAGTTGTTGCCATTGATCTCGCCAAGGTTCCGGGCGACGTGCAGAAGGTTGCGTTCTCCGTAACCATTCATGAAGCGGAGGCGCGCCGGCAGAGCTTCGGTCAGGTCAACAACGCCTATATCCGCGTCGTGAACAAGGCAGACGGCAAGGAGATCGCCCGCTATGACCTGTCGGAGGATTATTCGACAGAAACGGCGATGATCTTCGGTGAACTCTACCGGCATGGCAGCGAGTGGAAGTTCAAGGCTATCGGGCAGGGATTCGGCGGCGGGCTTGGTCCGCTTGCGAAGAATTTTGGCGTCAACATCGGCTGA
- the otsA gene encoding alpha,alpha-trehalose-phosphate synthase (UDP-forming): MSRLVVVSNRVAPVEEGKQAAGGLAVAVLAALKRTGGIWFGWSGTVVDGDTPQTPASAVHGRLTYTMLDLGRRDFEEYYNGFANQTLWPLFHFRPGLTSISRRNRAGYERVNGFFAAVLAPMLKPDDMVWVHDYHLIPCGRKLRALGCRQRMGFFLHTPFPAPEVLKILPNHRDLVEDLCAYDVVGFHTAADLRCFVNYVLLDAGGMVDPHPDGGVVVRAFGRTLLARAFPISIDTAALERTAETNARSRHAERLRESLVGRRLIIGVDRLDYSKGLPQRFEAFEAFLESYPEHRNRVSFLQIAPPTREEVPEYITLRRELSEKAGRVNGRFAEFDWVPIRYLNKSFGQRVLAGFHRQAAVGLVTPMRDGMNLVAKEYVACQNPQDPGVLVLSEFAGAAQELTEALIVNPYEVEGVADALQRALTMPVEERRERHAALIATLRRNDIGAWRETYVRALTKAPYQ; the protein is encoded by the coding sequence TTGAGCAGACTGGTGGTGGTTTCCAACCGCGTTGCCCCGGTGGAAGAGGGCAAGCAGGCCGCGGGCGGCCTGGCGGTGGCGGTGCTGGCGGCGCTGAAGCGCACGGGCGGCATCTGGTTCGGGTGGAGCGGGACGGTGGTGGATGGCGACACGCCACAGACCCCGGCGTCAGCGGTCCACGGGCGGCTGACCTATACCATGCTCGATCTCGGGCGGCGGGATTTCGAGGAATACTACAACGGCTTCGCCAACCAGACCCTGTGGCCGCTGTTCCACTTCCGCCCCGGCCTGACCAGCATCAGCCGCCGCAACCGCGCGGGGTACGAGCGGGTCAACGGCTTCTTCGCCGCGGTGCTGGCCCCGATGCTGAAGCCCGACGACATGGTGTGGGTCCACGACTATCACCTGATCCCCTGCGGGCGGAAACTGCGGGCGCTGGGGTGCCGGCAGCGCATGGGCTTCTTCCTCCACACCCCCTTCCCGGCGCCGGAGGTGCTGAAGATCCTGCCCAACCACCGCGATCTTGTGGAGGATCTGTGCGCCTATGACGTGGTGGGCTTCCACACGGCGGCGGACCTGCGCTGCTTCGTCAATTACGTGCTGCTGGACGCGGGCGGAATGGTGGACCCGCACCCCGACGGCGGGGTGGTGGTGCGGGCCTTCGGGCGCACGCTGCTGGCGCGGGCCTTCCCCATCTCCATCGACACCGCGGCACTGGAGCGGACGGCGGAGACCAACGCCCGGTCCCGCCACGCCGAGCGGCTGCGGGAAAGCCTGGTGGGGCGGCGGCTGATCATCGGGGTGGACCGGCTGGATTATTCCAAGGGCCTGCCCCAGCGGTTCGAGGCGTTCGAAGCGTTCCTGGAAAGCTACCCCGAGCACCGCAACCGCGTTTCCTTCCTGCAGATCGCCCCCCCGACGCGGGAGGAGGTGCCCGAATACATCACGCTGCGGCGGGAGCTGTCGGAAAAGGCCGGGCGGGTCAATGGGCGTTTCGCCGAATTCGACTGGGTGCCCATCCGCTATCTGAACAAGAGCTTCGGCCAGCGGGTGCTGGCGGGATTCCACCGGCAGGCGGCGGTGGGGCTGGTCACCCCCATGCGCGACGGCATGAATCTGGTGGCAAAGGAATATGTGGCCTGCCAGAATCCCCAGGATCCCGGGGTGCTGGTGCTGTCGGAATTCGCCGGCGCCGCCCAGGAACTGACCGAGGCGCTGATCGTCAACCCGTATGAGGTGGAAGGCGTGGCCGACGCCCTGCAGCGGGCGCTGACCATGCCGGTGGAGGAACGGCGGGAACGTCACGCCGCCCTGATAGCCACCCTGCGGCGCAACGACATCGGCGCGTGGCGGGAAACCTATGTCAGAGCGCTGACCAAGGCGCCCTATCAGTGA
- the glk gene encoding glucokinase encodes MSGLTTHTPGPPPYALVADIGGTNARFGLMDGAGLHHSRIYPTAAFPSLEAAAAAYLDDCGSTCPVRPRQGAFCVAGPVTGDEVSLTNVTPPWRFSIDGVRRTLGLDRLVVLNDFTAAALSVPRLGPDDVFQVGGGDPVRGAAVAVLGPGSGLGVSGLVPGPAGWIPLASEGGHATLPAADERESAVLARIRAEKGSESGHVSAERALSGPGLVNLYTALCQCAGRAPDKDTPAAVTAAAADASDPLCAEAVDMFCSLLGTVAGNLALILGARGGVYIAGGIVPRLGREALARSPFRTRFEAKGRMSAYLAPVPVYVITHPLPAFLGLAEALGLERVAATVGVPDKT; translated from the coding sequence ATGAGCGGCCTGACGACCCATACCCCCGGCCCCCCCCCTTACGCCCTGGTGGCCGACATCGGCGGCACCAATGCCCGCTTCGGGCTGATGGACGGGGCCGGGCTGCACCATTCGCGGATCTATCCCACCGCCGCCTTTCCCTCGCTGGAGGCGGCGGCGGCGGCCTATCTGGACGATTGCGGCAGCACCTGCCCCGTGCGGCCGCGCCAGGGGGCGTTCTGCGTTGCCGGGCCGGTGACGGGGGACGAGGTGTCGCTGACCAACGTGACGCCGCCCTGGCGCTTTTCCATCGACGGGGTGCGGCGCACGCTGGGGCTCGACCGGCTGGTGGTGCTGAACGACTTCACGGCCGCCGCCCTGTCGGTGCCGCGCCTGGGACCGGACGATGTGTTCCAGGTGGGCGGCGGCGATCCGGTGCGGGGGGCCGCGGTGGCGGTGCTGGGACCCGGCAGCGGGCTGGGGGTGTCGGGGCTGGTGCCCGGCCCGGCGGGCTGGATCCCGCTGGCCAGCGAGGGCGGCCACGCCACCCTGCCGGCGGCGGACGAACGGGAAAGTGCCGTGCTGGCCCGCATCCGCGCCGAAAAGGGCAGCGAGAGCGGGCACGTGTCGGCGGAACGCGCCCTGTCGGGTCCGGGGCTGGTCAACCTCTACACGGCGCTGTGCCAGTGTGCCGGGCGGGCGCCGGACAAGGACACGCCCGCGGCGGTGACCGCCGCGGCGGCGGACGCCAGCGACCCGCTGTGCGCAGAAGCGGTGGACATGTTCTGTTCGCTGCTGGGCACGGTGGCCGGCAATCTGGCGCTGATCCTGGGGGCGCGCGGCGGCGTCTATATCGCCGGGGGCATCGTGCCCCGCCTGGGGCGGGAGGCGCTGGCCCGCTCCCCCTTCCGCACCCGATTCGAAGCGAAAGGGCGCATGAGCGCCTATCTTGCCCCCGTTCCGGTGTACGTCATCACCCATCCCCTGCCCGCCTTTCTGGGTCTGGCGGAGGCGCTGGGGCTGGAACGGGTTGCGGCAACGGTGGGCGTCCCAGACAAAACTTGA
- the rpmG gene encoding 50S ribosomal protein L33 has translation MAKQNTVLIKLVSTADTGFFYVKKKNPKKTTEKLSFRKYDPVARKHVEFKEAKIK, from the coding sequence ATGGCCAAGCAGAACACCGTCCTCATTAAGCTGGTGAGCACGGCTGACACGGGTTTCTTTTATGTGAAGAAGAAGAACCCCAAGAAGACCACCGAAAAGCTGTCGTTCCGCAAGTACGACCCGGTGGCGCGCAAGCACGTCGAGTTCAAGGAAGCCAAGATTAAGTAA